AGCAAGGTGAAAGAGTTTGTTTATCTACTTGAAGACCTGCAGCCCGATCAACTCCAGGGGCTCTCAATGGATGATCTCAAGGCCTTCCTTCAGGAGCAATTACGCAATGCCTACGATCTCAAAGAAGGCCAGATTGAGGAGTTGCGTCCAGGGTTGATGCGAGAAGCCGAGCGTTTCTTCATCCTTCAGCAGATTGATACTCTCTGGCGTGAGCATCTGCAGGCCATGGATGCCCTGCGTGAATCGGTGGGATTGCGAGGGTACGGACAGAAAGATCCGTTGATTGAATATAAAAATGAAGGCTACGATATGTTCCTGGAGATGATGACGAATATGCGCCGCAATGTGATCTATTCCATGTTTATGTTCAAACCCGCTCCCCCTGCTGCAGCGCAGACCACCTCGGCGTAAGCCCCAGAGCGTTAGTCCCCTAGAAACTCAAGGATTTCTCTGTCCTTGAGGTTTTGGGATTGGCCCGTACTTACTTCACGAATGGTTTCTCCGCTTCCTCCCGCGGCAACAGCGTTTAGGCAGCTTTGTAGTTCGCTCACCTGATTTTCAAGTTGATCAATCCGCTCCATCAAGTTGCGGATCACATTGGCTTCTGCATCAGGTAGAGCTGAGTGCGCTAGGGGGTTAATCCGTACGCCGCTCTGATGGATCACTCGCCCGGGGATGCCCACAACCGTGCAATTCTGCTCAACACTGCGCACAACGACGGATCCAGCGCCAATCCTGGTGTTAGCACCCACCTCAATGGCTCCCAGCACCTTGGCGCCAGCTCCCACGACAACGTTGTTGGCGAGGGTTGGGTGACGCTTGCCGCTGTCTTTGCCAGTTCCACCCAGGGTCACACCCTGATACAGAAGACAGCGATCGCCAATTTCGCTCGTTTCACCAATCACGACCCCCATGCCGTGATCAATGAACACACCTCGGCCAATCGTGGCCCCCGGGTGGATCTCCACGCCGGTGATTCCTCTGCCCAGCTGGCTTAGCAGGCGTGCCGGCAATTTCAGGGGTAGCCGGGAGCGCCAAAGCCGATGGCTCAGCCTGTGCAAGCTGATCGCTTGAAACCCTGGGTAGCAGAGCAGGATCTCCAATGGTCCCCGCGCCGCAGGATCCCGTTCGCGGATGATCGCAAAGTCGGCCCGAATTTGATCAAGCATGGCCTTGCTGCTTTGAGCCTTTGGCTAATGCACTCATCATCTCGTGCGGGCAACCCTTTTCGCGGCGTATTCGTGCCTGATCAGTGGCTGATCAGGCCAATTTCTTTGCGGAGTAGCTCGATCGTGTCACCACTGAGGTAGCTCTCGGCGCAGTGCACTTGAGGCATGCGCATCAGCTGGGAGCGGTTTTGACGGAGGCTTTGCTCCACCAACGGCATGCTGGGGCGGTCACAGAGCACGTGGCTGGAGGCGCGCAGAAGGGCTAGTAGCCGGCTGCCGATGTCAGGGGTGGCCGTCATCAGCAAGAGGTCATTGCCGCGCATGCTGTGGAGGATCACTTCGGCGGCTCGCAGGATGCCGGGGCTGATGCTCACAAGGCCGACGCAGCTGCCTTGGCGGAGCTCTTTGAGCATCCCCAATTCCGCTTTGAAGTCGTTGAGATCCACCGCAACAGCGCGTACACCGTGTTTCTTGGCGAGCTCTTCTACGGGCTGGAGGAAGTATCTGCTCGTCACCACCGTGCCATTGCTTGCGTTCTCGAGCACGCTCTCGAGTTCTTCCATCGGCACCACTTCCACAGGCACATTGATGTTGGGTTCGAGTTCTTCTGCGATGAGCATCGAAGCGCCAATGTCTTCACGAGGGGTGCTTACAAGCACCCTGGCGCCGCAGCGCAGGCGCCAATCGATTTCTCGCGTGAGCAGCTCTCTGGTTTGCTGCAGGGTGCAACCCGCGTTGAGCAGGCCATCCACGCATTTGCGCACCTCTCGATCGAGATCGGTGACGCCACGATTGCGGATATGGGGCGGGGTTCGGATCTCCCGTGGCTTCTGTTGATCGCGCACATAGATCCCGGAACCGGCCATTGCTTCCACCACCCCATCGGTTTCCAGTTGGCGGTAAACCTTGCTGATGGTGTTGCGATGCAAGCCGGTCTGCATCGCGAGCTGCCTCGTACTCGGAAGACGATGCCCTGGCGGGTAGTGCCGGGCGGCGATGGCGAAACAGATCTGGTTGTAGAGCTGGGTCGATGCCGGTATGTCGCTTTCCTGTTGGATGTGGAATCGCACGCCGGTGGACCGGATTGATGTGGCCACCTTAAGGACTGGATGGCTTGGTGACAATTGCTGAGCTGATCCTTGCCCTGATCTAGCGGCTTATCTTCACGCGCTGATGCCAAGTTTTTCGATTCTTCCTCCTGTGCTTCCCAAGCCATCGCCAGGGTCCTGGGTAACGCTGAACACCGGTCCAGTGCCCTTGCGCTGCTGGTGGGCGCCCACCAGCAGCGCAAGGCCGGCTAGCGGTGCTGTGATCGTGCTTCCCGAGATCTTTGGCCTGAATTGTTGGGTGCGTGGTGTGGCTGACCGCTTGTCGGCGGCTGGTGTTCCGGCCCTCGCGATGCCGTTGTTTGCGCGGACAGCCCCAGAGCTCGAGCTTGGTTATGACCCGGAGTCCACCAGCGAAGGTCGGCGCCATAAGGAGGCCACGAGCGCCGAGGCGATCCTTGCGGATGTTCAAGCTTCGATCGATTGGCTGCGGCATGCGCTTGAAGCCAATGATCGGCCTCTGCGGATCACGGTGGTGGGGTTCTGTTTCGGGGGCCATGCCGCTCTGCTGGCCGCCACCCTGGCTGATGTGCAGGTCAGCTTGGATTTTTATGGGGCAGGGGTGAGCCGTGGGCGGCCCGGTGGAGGAGCCCCCAGCTTGGAGTTGCTGCCCTCGGTGCAGGGAGAGCTGCATTGTTTGTGCGGCAGCCTTGATCCCCTGATCCCAAGGTCGGATCAACAGGCGATTCAAGCGGCATTGCAAGCCGAGGATCCCTCTGGTTTGCGCTTGCGTTACAGCGCATTTGAGGGGGCTGATCACGGCTTCATGTGCGAAGCCCGAGATCAGTACCACCAGGCCTCAGCGCAGGAGGGCTGGCGACTGCTGCTGGAGGCGGCTCAGTCTTGAGTGCTGATCCGACGAGCGGGTGAAGGGATGGTGCGTACCGCTTTGTTCACCACTTCTTCGTCCTTGTCTTTCTTGACCAGCGGCGCTTTGCGGGGGGTCAGAAACATGATCATGTTGCGGCCTTCGCGCTTCGGAGGCTGCTGCACCTCGGCGGGCTCTTCCAGGTCTTTGGCCATTCGGCGCAGCAACACCTCGGCTAAGGCGGTGTGCTGAATCTCCCGGCCTCGGAAAATAACCGTGCATTTCACCTTGTCGCCCGCCTTGAGGAAGCGCTGGGCTTGACCGATGCGGACGTCGTAATCGTGCTGGTCGATTTTGTAACGCATCTTGACCTCTTTGACTTCGGTCTGATGCGACTTTTTCTTCGCTTCTTTGGCCTTCTTTTCTTGCTCGAATTTGAATTTGCCGTAGTCCATGATCCGGCAAACCGGAGGATCGGCTTTCTCGCTCACCAGCACGAGATCGAGTTCGCGTTCGCGCGCAACTTCTAATGCTTGCTCCCGGTCGATCACCCCGAGTTGTTCTCCGTCTGCGTCAACAACCCTGAGCTGTGGGTAATTGATGCGGTCATTGATGTTGGGGAGCTCCCGGACGGGGGCGCGACGATCAAAGCGAGGACGTGGAGGCATTCAGTGTTGTGAAGGGCTGCTGATTGAAAGCGGTGCTCAGCAGAATTTGCTCTTTAGCCTAGACCCGCTTCGATCAGTCGTATCGCTTCGCTGAGGGCATCCTGACCTGTGAGCCAGTGGGGGCTGTGTTGGCGGCGGAACCAGGTGCGTTGACGCTTGGCAAACTGCTGGGTGCGGCGGGTGGTGGTAGCGATGGCCTGGGCTTCGTTTAGGCCTCCTTGCAGCACCTCTAGTGCTTCGCCGTAGCCGATCGTTTGCAGCATGGGGAGATCAGGTCCATAGCGCTGGCTCAGCTGCCGCGTTTCTTCAAGCAAGCCATCCTGATAGATCTGCTGGGTCCGTTGGGCGATCCGTGAGCGCAGCTCCATGGGATTGAGTCCGAGCTCCAGCACGCGCCAGGGCGGTGGATTAGCCGACTGTTGCTCGCTCATCGGTTTGCCGCTGCAGTACAGAACCTCCAGAGCGCGTTGGGTGCGAACCGCATCCGCAGGGGCGATTTTGGCGGCTGCTTGGGGATCGGCCTGTTGGAGGAGCTGGTGGCAGTTCGCTTGACCGAGTGCGCTCAGTTGGCGGCGTAGCTCGGCTTGAGGAGGCACGGCTGGAGGCTGCAGTCCTTGGGTGAGGGCCTTGAGGTACAAGCCGCTGCCTCCGGCTAAAAAGGCAACGCCTCGCTTGTTGAGAACCTGGCTTACGACCGCAGCGGCTTCTTGCTGAAATTCCTGCAGCGTGATTGGTTGATCAGGGGAACGGAGGTCGAGGAGGTGATGGGTGACGCGCTGTTGTTGCTCGGCTGTGGGTTTGGCCGTGCCGATATCCATGTCTCGGTAAAGCTGGCGCGAATCGATATTGAGGATCTCCAGCTGGAAGTGCTCAGCAAGCTCAAGCGCGAGCGCGGTTTTGCCGCTCGCCGTTGGCCCAACGAGCGCCACAACGAGGGGTGCCTTCTCACCGGCATCGGGGCCAAATTCAGGGCTGATCTGATTCATCGAAGAAACGATGGGGTGCATCCCCTTTAAAAATGATGCGTCAGAGGCTTCTGCGAGCGCCTCTGGGAGACCGGTGGTAAGTTGAGGTTGAAAAGGTGGCCGGGCCGACGACGAGCGCATGAGCGAAGCCGCAAAAGTTCAAGCCGCCTACGGCGCTGAACAGATTCAGGTTCTTGAAGGCCTGGAGCCGGTGCGAAAACGCCCGGGGATGTACATCGGCACCACCGGTCCCCGTGGGCTCCACCACCTCGTGTATGAGGTGGTGGACAATGCCGTGGATGAGGCCCTCGCTGGGCATTGCAACGAGATCACGGTCGTTCTTGGAGAAGACGGCTCGGCGTTTGTGAGTGATAACGGCCGAGGAATCCCAACGGATGTTCACCCCCGCACTGGGAAGAGCGCCCTGGAAACCGTGCTCACGGTGTTGCATGCCGGTGGCAAGTTTGGAGCCGGTGGCTACAAGGTCTCGGGTGGCTTGCACGGTGTCGGCGTTTCCGTCGTGAATGCCCTGAGCGAGTGGGTTGAAGTCACCGTGCGCCGTCAAGGGCAGGTGCATCGTCAACGCTTTGAGCGTGGTGCTGCCATCGGAAGCCTTGCCTCAGAGCCTCAGCCAGCTGAGGAGAGCGGGATCACTGGTACCAGCGTTTGCTTTAAGCCCGATCACGAGATTTTTACGGGCGGTATTGAGTTTGATTATTCGACCCTTTCCGCACGATTGCGTGAGCTGGCCTACCTCAATGGTGGTGTGCGCATTGTGTTTCGCGATGAGAGAGAGGCTGCAAGGGATCAGGAGGGCCAGCCCCATGAAGAGCTCTATTTCTATGAGGGTGGCATTAAAGAATATGTGGCCTATATGAATGCGGAGAAAGATCCTCTGCATCCGGAAATTATTTATGTCAATTCCGAAAAAGATGGAGTGTCCGTGGAGGCTGCACTTCAGTGGTGTGTTGATGCTTACTCCGACAGTATTCTTGGCTTTGCGAATAACATCCGCACGGTTGATGGTGGCACCCATATTGAAGGCTTAAAAACCGTTCTCACCCGTACTCTTAATTCGTTTGCGAAAAAACGAGGCAAGCGCAAAGAATCAGATTCCAACTTGGCGGGTGAAAACATTCGCGAAGGCCTTACCGCTGTGCTTTCGGTGAAAGTGCCTGAGCCTGAATTTGAGGGTCAGACCAAAACCAAACTTGGCAATACTGAGGTGCGCGGCATTGTTGACAGTTTGGTTGGTGAGTCACTCAGCCAATACCTGGAATTCAATCCAGGGGTGATCGACATGATTCTCGAGAAGGCGATTCAGGCCTTCAACGCTGCTGAGGCGGCTCGCCGAGCGAGGGAGTTGGTGCGTCGTAAGAGCGTGCTGGAAAGTTCAACTCTGCCGGGCAAATTGGCCGATTGCAGCTCCAGAGATCCTTCCGAATCAGAGATTTATATCGTGGAGGGTGATTCTGCTGGCGGTTCCGCTAAGCAGGGACGCGATCGTCGTTTTCAGGCGATTCTGCCTTTGCGCGGAAAGATTCTCAACATCGAGAAAACCGACGACGCCAAGATCTACAAAAATACTGAGATTCAGGCTCTGATTACGGCTCTTGGTTTGGGTATTAAAGGCGAAGATTTTGATGTTAAAAATCTCCGTTATCATCGTGTTGTCATCATGACTGATGCGGATGTGGATGGAGCGCATATCCGAACTCTGATTCTCACTTTCTTCTATCGGTATCAAAAAGAATTGGTTGAAGGGGGTTATATCTATATCGCTTGCCCGCCTCTCTACAAAGTTGAGCGCGGAAAGAATCACACCTATTGCTACAACGAGCAGCAATTGCAAAAAACGTTGGCGGGATTTGGTGAGAAAGCCAACTACAATATTCAGAGATTTAAGGGTCTAGGTGAAATGATGCCGAAGCAGTTGTGGGAAACCACGATGGATCCGTCCACGCGCATGATGAAGCGGGTGGAGGTTCAAGATGCTTTGGAAGCCGACCGGATTTTCACAATTTTGATGGGCGACAAAGTTGCTCCACGGCGAGAATTTATTGAAACGCATAGCGCCGATTTGGATATGGCGTCACTCGATATCTGATGCGTATGTCGACTGGAGCGGTGTTGCGTTGGGGCTGGTTGCTGGGAGTCGCTCTAATGGCACCCGCGGGCTTACCTGCTGGTGGAGCCCAGAGGAGGCTTCCTCTTTTGCGCCGTCAGGAAGGCAAAAGTCCCCGACTCAGCGGTGAGTGCTGTGTGCTGAGATCGAGTCCGCTGGTTGAGGCCCCTGCCCTGCGCCGGTTGGAGTTAGGCACTCCGCTGCAGATGTTGCGTCATTGGCGTGGAGACGACGGCCGAGATTGGATTCAAGTTCAGATGTCTTCAGGCCAGGGCCTGCCAGCTGGCTTGCAGCCAGTTCGCGGTTGGCTACGTGGCTGACTCCTTCACCGCTACTCAGGTGGTGCTGGTTGGGATTGGTGCCATTCCTGGCGCGTGGCTTCGGCTGCGAATTGTCAACCACTTTGAGCCGATGGTTCCTCTTAAGCACTGGGGAACGTTTGCCGTCAATCTCGTCGCAGCTTTTGCCCTAGGTCTGGTGGTAGGCCTGCAGGTGAATGACGCCTGTTCAACCTCTAAAGGTGTTTCGGCGCTGACGTTGTTGGTGGCAGTGGGCTTTTTCGGCAGCCTTAGTACGTTTTCCACCTTTGCCGTTGAGTTGCTCAACACTCTGAAGCAGAGAAATTGGCGTGAATCGTTGCTCCTCGGCGTGGGCTCGATCCTGGGTGGCTTGGTTGCGGCTGGTCTTGGCTATGGACTTGGATTGACCGAGGGGATCGCCTGATGTCACAGCCTCCTTTCTCCCCCACAACAAACCAGCTCACCCTTCGCCAAGACCTGAACGAAATGGCTCTTGTGGCGCTTGGTGCAGTTCCTGGTGCTGTGATGCGCTGGCAAATTGCTTCCCACTTCCACGACAACGACCTGATTGTGAACGTGCTCGGAGCGTTCATTTTGGGTTGGTTGGTCGGGCTTCCTCTCCAACCAAAGCGTCAGTTGTTGGTCGGGATTGGTTTCTGCGGTTCGCTCACCACGTTCAGTAGCTGGATGGTGCACTGCGTGACCTTCATCGCGCAAGGCGACTGGCTTTCTGCCCTGGGGTTGATTGGTCTCACCCTGGGGCTGGGGCTTGGTGCCGCAGCCCTGGGTGTCTTCGTAGGCCGGAGCTTGGTTAGGCGTTAAGGGCGGATTCAATCGCAGTCTTCAGCTCATCTGAATCGGGCTCAACTCCGCTTTTAAACCTTGCGATGACCGTGCCGTCTTTGCCTACGAGGAACTTCTCAAAGTTCCAAGCCACATCGCCTGAAGGCTCTGTTTTGTTCAGGGTGGTGTAGGGCTCAGTGGTGCTTCCCGTGGCATGCACTTTGTCGAACAGCTCAAAGCTGGCGTTGTAAGTGGTGGAGCAGAAGCTTTTAATCTCCTCCAAAGATCCGGGCTCTTGAGCACCAAAATCGTTGCAGGGGAAGCCCAGTACCTCAAGCCCCTGAGCGCCGTAGCTGTCTTGTAACGCCTGCAGGCCGCTGTATTGGCGGGTGAATCCGCAGCGGCTCGCCACGTTCACGATTAACAGCACCTTGCCGGAGTAAGAGCCAAGTGATTTGTTGGCGCCGTCGGGGGTGTTGACG
The window above is part of the Synechococcus sp. WH 8020 genome. Proteins encoded here:
- the cysE gene encoding serine O-acetyltransferase, which produces MLDQIRADFAIIRERDPAARGPLEILLCYPGFQAISLHRLSHRLWRSRLPLKLPARLLSQLGRGITGVEIHPGATIGRGVFIDHGMGVVIGETSEIGDRCLLYQGVTLGGTGKDSGKRHPTLANNVVVGAGAKVLGAIEVGANTRIGAGSVVVRSVEQNCTVVGIPGRVIHQSGVRINPLAHSALPDAEANVIRNLMERIDQLENQVSELQSCLNAVAAGGSGETIREVSTGQSQNLKDREILEFLGD
- a CDS encoding GntR family transcriptional regulator translates to MRFHIQQESDIPASTQLYNQICFAIAARHYPPGHRLPSTRQLAMQTGLHRNTISKVYRQLETDGVVEAMAGSGIYVRDQQKPREIRTPPHIRNRGVTDLDREVRKCVDGLLNAGCTLQQTRELLTREIDWRLRCGARVLVSTPREDIGASMLIAEELEPNINVPVEVVPMEELESVLENASNGTVVTSRYFLQPVEELAKKHGVRAVAVDLNDFKAELGMLKELRQGSCVGLVSISPGILRAAEVILHSMRGNDLLLMTATPDIGSRLLALLRASSHVLCDRPSMPLVEQSLRQNRSQLMRMPQVHCAESYLSGDTIELLRKEIGLISH
- a CDS encoding dienelactone hydrolase family protein: MPSFSILPPVLPKPSPGSWVTLNTGPVPLRCWWAPTSSARPASGAVIVLPEIFGLNCWVRGVADRLSAAGVPALAMPLFARTAPELELGYDPESTSEGRRHKEATSAEAILADVQASIDWLRHALEANDRPLRITVVGFCFGGHAALLAATLADVQVSLDFYGAGVSRGRPGGGAPSLELLPSVQGELHCLCGSLDPLIPRSDQQAIQAALQAEDPSGLRLRYSAFEGADHGFMCEARDQYHQASAQEGWRLLLEAAQS
- the infC gene encoding translation initiation factor IF-3, which codes for MPPRPRFDRRAPVRELPNINDRINYPQLRVVDADGEQLGVIDREQALEVARERELDLVLVSEKADPPVCRIMDYGKFKFEQEKKAKEAKKKSHQTEVKEVKMRYKIDQHDYDVRIGQAQRFLKAGDKVKCTVIFRGREIQHTALAEVLLRRMAKDLEEPAEVQQPPKREGRNMIMFLTPRKAPLVKKDKDEEVVNKAVRTIPSPARRISTQD
- the miaA gene encoding tRNA (adenosine(37)-N6)-dimethylallyltransferase MiaA, whose amino-acid sequence is MNQISPEFGPDAGEKAPLVVALVGPTASGKTALALELAEHFQLEILNIDSRQLYRDMDIGTAKPTAEQQQRVTHHLLDLRSPDQPITLQEFQQEAAAVVSQVLNKRGVAFLAGGSGLYLKALTQGLQPPAVPPQAELRRQLSALGQANCHQLLQQADPQAAAKIAPADAVRTQRALEVLYCSGKPMSEQQSANPPPWRVLELGLNPMELRSRIAQRTQQIYQDGLLEETRQLSQRYGPDLPMLQTIGYGEALEVLQGGLNEAQAIATTTRRTQQFAKRQRTWFRRQHSPHWLTGQDALSEAIRLIEAGLG
- the gyrB gene encoding DNA topoisomerase (ATP-hydrolyzing) subunit B: MSEAAKVQAAYGAEQIQVLEGLEPVRKRPGMYIGTTGPRGLHHLVYEVVDNAVDEALAGHCNEITVVLGEDGSAFVSDNGRGIPTDVHPRTGKSALETVLTVLHAGGKFGAGGYKVSGGLHGVGVSVVNALSEWVEVTVRRQGQVHRQRFERGAAIGSLASEPQPAEESGITGTSVCFKPDHEIFTGGIEFDYSTLSARLRELAYLNGGVRIVFRDEREAARDQEGQPHEELYFYEGGIKEYVAYMNAEKDPLHPEIIYVNSEKDGVSVEAALQWCVDAYSDSILGFANNIRTVDGGTHIEGLKTVLTRTLNSFAKKRGKRKESDSNLAGENIREGLTAVLSVKVPEPEFEGQTKTKLGNTEVRGIVDSLVGESLSQYLEFNPGVIDMILEKAIQAFNAAEAARRARELVRRKSVLESSTLPGKLADCSSRDPSESEIYIVEGDSAGGSAKQGRDRRFQAILPLRGKILNIEKTDDAKIYKNTEIQALITALGLGIKGEDFDVKNLRYHRVVIMTDADVDGAHIRTLILTFFYRYQKELVEGGYIYIACPPLYKVERGKNHTYCYNEQQLQKTLAGFGEKANYNIQRFKGLGEMMPKQLWETTMDPSTRMMKRVEVQDALEADRIFTILMGDKVAPRREFIETHSADLDMASLDI
- a CDS encoding fluoride efflux transporter FluC, which produces MADSFTATQVVLVGIGAIPGAWLRLRIVNHFEPMVPLKHWGTFAVNLVAAFALGLVVGLQVNDACSTSKGVSALTLLVAVGFFGSLSTFSTFAVELLNTLKQRNWRESLLLGVGSILGGLVAAGLGYGLGLTEGIA
- a CDS encoding fluoride efflux transporter FluC, coding for MSQPPFSPTTNQLTLRQDLNEMALVALGAVPGAVMRWQIASHFHDNDLIVNVLGAFILGWLVGLPLQPKRQLLVGIGFCGSLTTFSSWMVHCVTFIAQGDWLSALGLIGLTLGLGLGAAALGVFVGRSLVRR
- a CDS encoding glutathione peroxidase codes for the protein MAPNISNVSVNTPDGANKSLGSYSGKVLLIVNVASRCGFTRQYSGLQALQDSYGAQGLEVLGFPCNDFGAQEPGSLEEIKSFCSTTYNASFELFDKVHATGSTTEPYTTLNKTEPSGDVAWNFEKFLVGKDGTVIARFKSGVEPDSDELKTAIESALNA